From Tripterygium wilfordii isolate XIE 37 chromosome 13, ASM1340144v1, whole genome shotgun sequence, the proteins below share one genomic window:
- the LOC120011829 gene encoding kinesin-like protein KIN-10A isoform X1, translated as MTLTPSSKSYQVQFKTPQSKQRLHFTAGRTPQTHPSHNPSNSLKETAPLDHPIEVIGRIRNSLDKQQISNSIFNVNPDRQTVRVRADMGYRDFVLDGISLSEEEDLETFYKKFIEARINGVKLGAKCTIMMYGPTGSGKSHTMFGSGKQPGIVYRSLKDILGEGEEVRSEGNEERMDTAAFVQVTVLEIYNEEIYDLLSSNGGGGFGIGWPRGGSGSKVRLEVMGKKAKNATFISGNEAGKISKEIQKVERKRIVKSTQCNDRSSRSHCVIILDVPTVGGRLMLVDMAGSENIEQAGQMGFEAKMQTAKINQGNVALKRVVESIANGDSHVPFRDSKLTMLLQDSFEDDKSKILMILCASPNPAELHKTICTLEYGAKAKCIVRGPHSPIKDKNGAEDSSAVILGSRIAAMDQFIYKLEMEKKLREKERDEAQKQLLKKEEQIAALRARIEGKGSGATEEEINMKVNERTQMLELDLEKKLQEYRRMVDELVEIEKRRMEERMLEQQEECEMLRRRLEEVELQLCSSRDGKPDENGSSDMDGNNFARRILRAYANEEPGMVKSMDLDMDDQEPFVGDVTHVNGAIHQYKNSAIQGFLTANQVADHVDGFAAKFGDKVSLSTVFEEEEAEDEAEHQVNVEDEEVEKEVIEVKMVCSSPIVNFDAGYLTSSPQKFEQMPQLSGTKLGEESCGRESSRDRRLRIQNIFTLCGNYRELSQHIGTPVPAKNRPRDIDSQSSPVLSMKVDSSNKENTPVQKIVSMGLNRAKVAGAEATTLQAIKHQDGHLPLTSLESKLSLTQSPQYSQVIIYHHT; from the exons ATGACTCTTACACCTTCTTCAAAATCGTATCAAGTGCAATTCAAAACCCCACAATCGAAGCAGCGCCTCCACTTCACCGCCGGGAGGACACCGCAGACACACCCTTCTCACAATCCCTCAAACTCTCTCAAAGAAACGGCACCTCTAGACCATCCAATCGAAGTTATTGGTCGGATTCGAAACTCACTTGACAAACAGCAAATCTCTAATTCCATCTTCAATGTCAACCCGGATCGACAAACTGTCCGGGTCCGTGCTGATATGGGGTATAGGGATTTCGTTCTTGACGGGATCTCTTTATCAGAGGAAGAAGATCTTGAAACTTTCTACAAGAAGTTCATTGAGGCAAGAATTAATGGGGTAAAGCTGGGAGCGAAGTGCACCATAATGATGTATGGACCCACAGGCTCGGGCAAGAGCCACACGATGTTTGGGAGCGGAAAACAGCCAGGGATTGTTTACCGGTCACTGAAGGATATATTGGGAGAAGGGGAGGAGGTGAGGAGTGAAGGGAATGAGGAAAGGATGGATACTGCTGCTTTTGTGCAAGTGACAGTGCTGGAGATATACAATGAGGAGATATATGATCTTTTATCCAGCAATGGTGGAGGTGGGTTTGGGATTGGTTGGCCCAGAGGAGGCAGTGGATCTAAG GTGAGACTTGAGGTTATGGGCAAAAAAGCGAAGAATGCAACTTTTATATCTGGAAACGAAGCTGGTAAGATTTCAAAAGAGATACAGAAAGTGGAAAGGAAGAGGATTGTTAAAAGCACTCAATGTAATGACAGAAGTTCACGAAGCCATTGCGTG ATAATCCTTGATGTCCCAACAGTTGGAGGTCGGCTGATGCTTGTGGACATGGCAGGTTCTGAAAATATTGAGCAAGCTGGTCAGATGGGATTTGAAGCTAAAATGCAG ACAGCAAAGATTAACCAAGGAAATGTAGCACTTAAAAGAGTGGTTGAGTCCATTGCAAATGGAGATTCACATGTCCCCTTCAGAGACAGCAAGTTAACCATGCTTCTCCAG GATTCTTTTGAGGATGACAAGTCAAAGATTTTAATGATACTGTGTGCAAGCCCCAACCCCGCGGAATTACACAAGACTATCTGCACGCTTGAATATGGAGCAAAAGCAAAATGCATTGTCCGTGGTCCTCATTCACCAATTAAGGATAAAAATGGAGCTGAAGATTCATCTGCAGTTATTTTAGGTTCCAGAATAGCTGCCATGGACCAGTTTATCTACAAGctggaaatggagaaaaagcTCCGGGAAAAGGAGAGGGATGAAGCACAGAAACAACTTttgaagaaagaagaacaaattgCAGCACTAAGAGCTCGTATTGAAGGGAAGGGATCTGGGGCTACTGAAGAAGAGATCAATATGAAGGTGAATGAGCGAACACAGATGCTAGAACTTGACTTGGAAAAGAAGTTGCAGGAGTACCGGAGAATGGTGGATGAGCTTGTTGAAATTGAGAAGAGGAGGATGGAAGAGAGGATGCTGGAACAGCAGGAGGAATGTGAAATGCTAAGAAGAAGGTTGGAGGAAGTTGAGTTACAATTATGTAGTTCAAGGGATGGTAAACCTGATGAAAATGGGTCAAGCGATATGGATGGGAATAACTTTGCAAGAAGAATATTAAGGGCTTATGCCAATGAAGAGCCAGGGATGGTAAAATCCATGGACTTGGATATGGATGATCAGGAACCATTTGTTGGTGATGTGACACATGTAAACGGTGCAATTCATCAATATAAAAACAGTGCCATCCAAGGCTTTCTTACTGCTAATCAGGTGGCTGACCATGTTGATGGCTTTGCAGCAAAATTTGGAGATAAAGTAAGTTTGAGCACTGTTTTTGAGGAGGAAGAAGCAGAAGACGAGGCGGAACATCAAGTGAATGTTGAGGATGAAGAAGTAGAAAAGGAAGTTATAGAGGTAAAGATGGTGTGTTCAAGCCCCATAGTCAATTTTGATGCAGGATACTTGACATCTTCTCCTCAGAAATTTGAACAAATGCCTCAACTTTCTGGCACAAAACTAGGGGAAGAAAGCTGTGGAAGAGAGAGCTCAAGGGATAGACGTTTAAGAATTCAGAACATATTTACACTTTGTGGGAATTACAGGGAGCTGTCTCAACATATCGGAACTCCAGTGCCTGCTAAGAATAGGCCCAGGGACATTGATTCTCAATCTTCTCCAGTTTTGTCAATGAAGGTGGATTCTTCTAACAAGGAAAACACACCAGTTCAGAAAATTGTGAGTATG GGCCTCAACAGAGCAAAAGTAGCAGGAGCGGAGGCAACAACATTGCAGGCCATCAAACACCAGGATGGTCATCTCCCATTAACTTCACTGGAGAGCAAACTTTCACTCACTCAAAGCCCTCAATACTCACAGGTGATTATTTATCACCACACTTGA
- the LOC120011829 gene encoding kinesin-like protein KIN-10A isoform X2: MTLTPSSKSYQVQFKTPQSKQRLHFTAGRTPQTHPSHNPSNSLKETAPLDHPIEVIGRIRNSLDKQQISNSIFNVNPDRQTVRVRADMGYRDFVLDGISLSEEEDLETFYKKFIEARINGVKLGAKCTIMMYGPTGSGKSHTMFGSGKQPGIVYRSLKDILGEGEEVRSEGNEERMDTAAFVQVTVLEIYNEEIYDLLSSNGGGGFGIGWPRGGSGSKVRLEVMGKKAKNATFISGNEAGKISKEIQKVERKRIVKSTQCNDRSSRSHCVIILDVPTVGGRLMLVDMAGSENIEQAGQMGFEAKMQTAKINQGNVALKRVVESIANGDSHVPFRDSKLTMLLQDSFEDDKSKILMILCASPNPAELHKTICTLEYGAKAKCIVRGPHSPIKDKNGAEDSSAVILGSRIAAMDQFIYKLEMEKKLREKERDEAQKQLLKKEEQIAALRARIEGKGSGATEEEINMKVNERTQMLELDLEKKLQEYRRMVDELVEIEKRRMEERMLEQQEECEMLRRRLEEVELQLCSSRDGKPDENGSSDMDGNNFARRILRAYANEEPGMVKSMDLDMDDQEPFVGDVTHVNGAIHQYKNSAIQGFLTANQVADHVDGFAAKFGDKVSLSTVFEEEEAEDEAEHQVNVEDEEVEKEVIEVKMVCSSPIVNFDAGYLTSSPQKFEQMPQLSGTKLGEESCGRESSRDRRLRIQNIFTLCGNYRELSQHIGTPVPAKNRPRDIDSQSSPVLSMKVDSSNKENTPVQKIGLNRAKVAGAEATTLQAIKHQDGHLPLTSLESKLSLTQSPQYSQVIIYHHT, encoded by the exons ATGACTCTTACACCTTCTTCAAAATCGTATCAAGTGCAATTCAAAACCCCACAATCGAAGCAGCGCCTCCACTTCACCGCCGGGAGGACACCGCAGACACACCCTTCTCACAATCCCTCAAACTCTCTCAAAGAAACGGCACCTCTAGACCATCCAATCGAAGTTATTGGTCGGATTCGAAACTCACTTGACAAACAGCAAATCTCTAATTCCATCTTCAATGTCAACCCGGATCGACAAACTGTCCGGGTCCGTGCTGATATGGGGTATAGGGATTTCGTTCTTGACGGGATCTCTTTATCAGAGGAAGAAGATCTTGAAACTTTCTACAAGAAGTTCATTGAGGCAAGAATTAATGGGGTAAAGCTGGGAGCGAAGTGCACCATAATGATGTATGGACCCACAGGCTCGGGCAAGAGCCACACGATGTTTGGGAGCGGAAAACAGCCAGGGATTGTTTACCGGTCACTGAAGGATATATTGGGAGAAGGGGAGGAGGTGAGGAGTGAAGGGAATGAGGAAAGGATGGATACTGCTGCTTTTGTGCAAGTGACAGTGCTGGAGATATACAATGAGGAGATATATGATCTTTTATCCAGCAATGGTGGAGGTGGGTTTGGGATTGGTTGGCCCAGAGGAGGCAGTGGATCTAAG GTGAGACTTGAGGTTATGGGCAAAAAAGCGAAGAATGCAACTTTTATATCTGGAAACGAAGCTGGTAAGATTTCAAAAGAGATACAGAAAGTGGAAAGGAAGAGGATTGTTAAAAGCACTCAATGTAATGACAGAAGTTCACGAAGCCATTGCGTG ATAATCCTTGATGTCCCAACAGTTGGAGGTCGGCTGATGCTTGTGGACATGGCAGGTTCTGAAAATATTGAGCAAGCTGGTCAGATGGGATTTGAAGCTAAAATGCAG ACAGCAAAGATTAACCAAGGAAATGTAGCACTTAAAAGAGTGGTTGAGTCCATTGCAAATGGAGATTCACATGTCCCCTTCAGAGACAGCAAGTTAACCATGCTTCTCCAG GATTCTTTTGAGGATGACAAGTCAAAGATTTTAATGATACTGTGTGCAAGCCCCAACCCCGCGGAATTACACAAGACTATCTGCACGCTTGAATATGGAGCAAAAGCAAAATGCATTGTCCGTGGTCCTCATTCACCAATTAAGGATAAAAATGGAGCTGAAGATTCATCTGCAGTTATTTTAGGTTCCAGAATAGCTGCCATGGACCAGTTTATCTACAAGctggaaatggagaaaaagcTCCGGGAAAAGGAGAGGGATGAAGCACAGAAACAACTTttgaagaaagaagaacaaattgCAGCACTAAGAGCTCGTATTGAAGGGAAGGGATCTGGGGCTACTGAAGAAGAGATCAATATGAAGGTGAATGAGCGAACACAGATGCTAGAACTTGACTTGGAAAAGAAGTTGCAGGAGTACCGGAGAATGGTGGATGAGCTTGTTGAAATTGAGAAGAGGAGGATGGAAGAGAGGATGCTGGAACAGCAGGAGGAATGTGAAATGCTAAGAAGAAGGTTGGAGGAAGTTGAGTTACAATTATGTAGTTCAAGGGATGGTAAACCTGATGAAAATGGGTCAAGCGATATGGATGGGAATAACTTTGCAAGAAGAATATTAAGGGCTTATGCCAATGAAGAGCCAGGGATGGTAAAATCCATGGACTTGGATATGGATGATCAGGAACCATTTGTTGGTGATGTGACACATGTAAACGGTGCAATTCATCAATATAAAAACAGTGCCATCCAAGGCTTTCTTACTGCTAATCAGGTGGCTGACCATGTTGATGGCTTTGCAGCAAAATTTGGAGATAAAGTAAGTTTGAGCACTGTTTTTGAGGAGGAAGAAGCAGAAGACGAGGCGGAACATCAAGTGAATGTTGAGGATGAAGAAGTAGAAAAGGAAGTTATAGAGGTAAAGATGGTGTGTTCAAGCCCCATAGTCAATTTTGATGCAGGATACTTGACATCTTCTCCTCAGAAATTTGAACAAATGCCTCAACTTTCTGGCACAAAACTAGGGGAAGAAAGCTGTGGAAGAGAGAGCTCAAGGGATAGACGTTTAAGAATTCAGAACATATTTACACTTTGTGGGAATTACAGGGAGCTGTCTCAACATATCGGAACTCCAGTGCCTGCTAAGAATAGGCCCAGGGACATTGATTCTCAATCTTCTCCAGTTTTGTCAATGAAGGTGGATTCTTCTAACAAGGAAAACACACCAGTTCAGAAAATT GGCCTCAACAGAGCAAAAGTAGCAGGAGCGGAGGCAACAACATTGCAGGCCATCAAACACCAGGATGGTCATCTCCCATTAACTTCACTGGAGAGCAAACTTTCACTCACTCAAAGCCCTCAATACTCACAGGTGATTATTTATCACCACACTTGA